The genomic stretch ttcttttcaaaagatgtgtaaaaacttgcaaccgtcatttaccactaagtggtaatgctcccgctatgtggcgcttttgtcgcttacaaaccaagcactgatatcgataaaatatcgatacagtaATATTTATGCAGAGCAACTGGGGTACCACGAGACAGATGTctttagtgtattaacgtattttgattcaaatttttacacacgattttcaaatttctttatatgaacatgaatgtctgttctctgtgctacATATATGATAATGGGAAATGCGTAAAAATTTACCCATCAATGGGTTTCGACCACCTCCCTGACACCGTAATCCCATTACCTATAGTTTGACAGTACCCCCATCATGACGAACCCCTCGATGCCGAGCCTCAAACAACAATGGCCGCAAAGGGAAGATATCTGCGTGCTCTTCACTCCCGTTCAGTGTTGCCTAATCTATCGATGTCGCTGTTTATAGCAAAGTGAAGCACAGCAGTGTAACATGCCATTTCATTCCCTCGTATACAAAAATACAGGCTACGAACGTGTCAGGGAGGTGGTTTTCACGGTTTCTaccgagcctttggcatccctataccgagtaacagtgaatgacaatgaactcatgtcctgggctcaaattaatttgtgtccgctgtcagcagtaagataaagatgtatgaaaagaagcggtgatatgttatctcgtttacacatatgttgagatgttagcccttgaaacatggcgtgatgccaaaggggtggtTTCGACTTACCGTATCAGCCCCTCCTTGTTTGCAGTTTGGCACTCCGCCACTGTCGAATGTTCGAATGTCAGTTGACAGCAGCAGTtaagaaaaaatcgattttgttTACTCCTCATTGCAAAAGCTATTTCAAAGTGTGTGCTGCATTTTGCGTTCTCCAAATCAAGTGTTGAAAGGCCAGATAGTAATAACTATGATGCTGGAATATAATCAAAGTTGATTGAATTGAACGCAATCATGAACCAATTCTCCAACGGTTCAGTTTTTACACCGTCGGCAAGCGGTCCGTCTGGCACGAAAAGCACTACCACCGCCCATCAGCTGCCATTGTCTGATCTTGAGAAATCGTCCGCCCGTAAGGCCCGCAAGGAGGCGGAAAAGCAGAAAAAACAAGCGAAAAAATACGAAGAACAGCTGAAAAAGATCCGCGGTCCAAAAAGTCAGAAAATCCAGATCATCGATGAGAGCTTCCTGGAGAAGTACAATAATGCTCAATCGTTACCACCGGGACCGAGTCTGAAAACAAAGAAACGTTCCAAGAAAACACCCAGCGATGTGGTACAAATAAATTTATCCGATTGTATTCGGGATCGATTGTCACTGGCGGAAAGGGGTGATTGCAAACTGGGGGGCGAAACCAAGACTGTTGTTAAACCAGTAGTTCCGATTGCAATCACTCAACCGATTATTTTGCACAAAGGAAAGCAGCGAGAGGTGCCGAAGGAGAAAAAATTATCGAgattgaaaaaagaaattataaACAATCGGAAAATCAAGCAGGAATCTCCTACCGTCGGTGGAAGCGATCAACAGCCGGCAAACGGTGAACCAGAAGACTTGAAAGCCGTTGGTAATGTGCATCAAACAGTAGCGGTCTCCAACGATCACCAACCTGGACAGAAGGGCAACCTAAAGTTTGGAGTTTCGCCGTTTCTCAAGGCCATAGAGAGATGCTGTTCTAATGAGGACATGGTTCCACCGAGTGTCGGGTCTGAAGACTATCATAATGGATTTCCAGCTCTTAATGATACAGTTAAAAGTGTGGAAAAAATTCAACATTCCAGAG from Wyeomyia smithii strain HCP4-BCI-WySm-NY-G18 chromosome 3, ASM2978416v1, whole genome shotgun sequence encodes the following:
- the LOC129731680 gene encoding selenocysteine insertion sequence-binding protein 2, which gives rise to MNQFSNGSVFTPSASGPSGTKSTTTAHQLPLSDLEKSSARKARKEAEKQKKQAKKYEEQLKKIRGPKSQKIQIIDESFLEKYNNAQSLPPGPSLKTKKRSKKTPSDVVQINLSDCIRDRLSLAERGDCKLGGETKTVVKPVVPIAITQPIILHKGKQREVPKEKKLSRLKKEIINNRKIKQESPTVGGSDQQPANGEPEDLKAVGNVHQTVAVSNDHQPGQKGNLKFGVSPFLKAIERCCSNEDMVPPSVGSEDYHNGFPALNDTVKSVEKIQHSRAFRGYCDHLITDELRNHTEVLVTKLFQFQASAYSKNPIKAVSNKRYCVGFNEILKYLETHKVKLVLIAPDLELNDSIDQLVERVKSICRQGRVPYIFGPKRRKLGFYLMKKVPVSCLGVLSYSGADETVKRMLEIVDQERVNYRNLTVETQ